Proteins from a genomic interval of Halopseudomonas litoralis:
- the hemJ gene encoding protoporphyrinogen oxidase HemJ: protein MYLWIKAFHIMAVVTWFAGLFYLPRLFVYHAMSEDQISRDRFKIMERKLYRGIMTPSMLVAAGLGIWMLVLTPGWLAQGWLHAKLTLVALLIGYHFLCGAQLKRFAADSNTRSHVFYRWFNEAPVIALVGAVLLAVLKPF, encoded by the coding sequence GTGTATCTGTGGATCAAAGCCTTTCACATCATGGCCGTCGTCACCTGGTTCGCCGGCCTGTTCTACCTGCCGCGGCTGTTCGTCTACCACGCCATGAGCGAGGACCAGATCAGCCGTGACCGCTTCAAAATCATGGAGCGCAAGCTGTATCGCGGCATCATGACCCCTTCGATGCTGGTCGCCGCCGGACTGGGTATCTGGATGCTGGTCCTGACTCCCGGCTGGCTCGCGCAGGGCTGGCTGCACGCCAAACTGACCCTGGTCGCGCTGCTGATCGGCTATCACTTTCTCTGCGGTGCGCAACTCAAACGCTTCGCCGCCGACAGTAACACCCGCTCCCACGTGTTCTACCGCTGGTTCAACGAGGCACCGGTGATCGCGCTGGTCGGTGCCGTGCTGCTTGCGGTGCTGAAACCCTTCTGA
- the erpA gene encoding iron-sulfur cluster insertion protein ErpA has translation MSSAEVFTPAAMQFSDSAVGKVRALIEEEGNERLSLRVFVTGGGCSGFQYGFTFDDELAEDDTVVERGGVRLVIDPMSFQYLAGSEVDYLEGLEGSRFVINNPNATTTCGCGSSFSI, from the coding sequence ATGTCTAGTGCTGAAGTTTTTACCCCTGCTGCGATGCAGTTTTCCGATAGTGCCGTGGGCAAGGTTCGCGCGCTGATCGAGGAAGAGGGTAACGAACGCCTGAGTTTGCGTGTATTCGTGACCGGGGGCGGTTGTTCCGGCTTCCAGTACGGTTTCACCTTTGATGACGAATTGGCCGAAGACGATACCGTGGTTGAACGCGGCGGCGTCAGGTTGGTGATTGACCCGATGAGTTTCCAGTATCTGGCCGGCTCGGAAGTGGATTACCTGGAAGGGCTGGAGGGTTCTCGGTTCGTCATCAACAACCCCAACGCCACCACGACCTGCGGTTGCGGTTCGTCATTCTCCATCTGA
- a CDS encoding 16S rRNA (uracil(1498)-N(3))-methyltransferase, translated as MRVSRFYLDAPLSQGEQLLDGDLAHYISRVLRLSAGAAVQIFNGSGQEWPGEVLEAGKREVRIELGAPMAGLTESPLRVHLGQAMSRGERMDWAIQKAVELGVAQITPLMTERCEVRLQGERAEKRLNHWQQIAISACEQCGRSVVPIINPPIALADWLSSLKVDLKLVLHHRTTQRLSSMTPPQTLGLLIGPEGGLSAAEIEQTEGAGFQAARFGPRVLRTETAPVVALSIAQQLWGDF; from the coding sequence GTGCGTGTCTCCCGCTTCTATCTGGATGCGCCCCTGAGCCAGGGCGAACAGCTGCTGGACGGTGATCTGGCGCACTATATAAGTCGCGTGCTGCGCCTGAGCGCAGGCGCAGCGGTGCAGATCTTCAATGGCAGCGGCCAGGAATGGCCCGGCGAGGTGCTGGAAGCTGGCAAGCGCGAGGTACGCATTGAACTAGGCGCACCGATGGCCGGGCTGACCGAGTCGCCGCTGCGTGTGCATCTGGGGCAGGCCATGTCTCGCGGTGAGCGCATGGACTGGGCCATTCAGAAAGCCGTAGAGCTGGGCGTAGCGCAGATCACGCCATTGATGACCGAACGCTGCGAGGTGCGCCTGCAAGGTGAGCGTGCAGAAAAACGGCTGAACCACTGGCAGCAAATCGCGATCAGCGCCTGCGAACAGTGTGGACGCAGCGTGGTACCGATCATCAACCCGCCCATTGCGCTGGCCGACTGGCTCAGCTCGCTCAAGGTCGATCTGAAACTGGTGCTGCATCATCGCACTACCCAGCGCCTGTCCAGCATGACACCGCCACAAACGCTGGGTCTGCTCATCGGCCCTGAAGGCGGACTCAGCGCCGCCGAAATAGAGCAGACAGAAGGCGCCGGTTTCCAGGCTGCACGCTTCGGCCCGCGTGTGCTGCGTACTGAAACCGCACCCGTAGTAGCGCTGAGCATTGCGCAACAGTTGTGGGGCGATTTCTGA
- a CDS encoding OsmC family protein yields the protein MKAHIKWVDGAMFLGESGSGHTVVMDGPEEAGGRNMGVRPMETLLIGLGGCASYDVVSILRKGRQNIHNVEAKLEAVRADSEPKVFTRIHVHFVVKGRQLKETQVKRAVELSAEKYCSASIMLGRGGVEITHDYEIIDVD from the coding sequence ATGAAAGCGCATATCAAGTGGGTGGACGGTGCCATGTTTCTGGGCGAATCGGGCAGCGGTCACACCGTGGTGATGGATGGGCCGGAAGAGGCGGGTGGGCGCAACATGGGCGTGCGCCCCATGGAGACCCTGCTCATCGGTCTGGGTGGTTGCGCCAGTTACGACGTGGTCAGCATTCTCAGGAAAGGGCGGCAGAATATTCACAACGTGGAGGCCAAGCTGGAAGCGGTACGCGCTGACAGTGAGCCAAAGGTGTTTACCCGCATCCACGTGCATTTTGTAGTCAAGGGCAGGCAACTGAAAGAAACTCAGGTCAAACGTGCGGTAGAGCTGTCGGCAGAGAAGTACTGCTCCGCCTCTATCATGCTTGGTCGCGGTGGTGTGGAAATTACCCACGACTACGAGATTATCGACGTCGACTGA
- the argC gene encoding N-acetyl-gamma-glutamyl-phosphate reductase has product MIKIGIVGGTGYTGVELLRLLAVHPEAHVEIITSRSEEGVRVADMYPNLRGHYDELAFSVPDTATLGKCDVVFFATPHGVAHALAAELLATGTRVIDLSADFRLRDADVWAEWYGQPHGAPELLGEAVYGLPEVNREAIRDARLIAVPGCYPTSVQLGLIPLLEAGLARTDNLIADCKSGVSGAGRGAKVSSLFGETTESMKAYGVAGHRHLPEITQGLRRAAGSDVGLTFVPHLTPMIRGIHSTLYAHVPDHSVDLQQLFTERYANEPFVDVMPAGSHPETRSVRGANVCRLAVHRPQGGDLVVVLSVIDNLVKGASGQAIQNMNIALGLDESMGLAHPALMP; this is encoded by the coding sequence ATGATCAAGATAGGCATTGTAGGGGGAACCGGTTATACCGGTGTCGAATTGCTGCGTTTGCTGGCAGTGCACCCGGAGGCGCATGTCGAGATCATCACGTCCCGATCGGAAGAAGGCGTGCGCGTGGCGGACATGTATCCCAACCTTCGGGGCCACTATGATGAGTTGGCCTTCAGCGTGCCGGACACCGCCACCCTCGGCAAATGCGATGTGGTGTTCTTCGCCACACCCCACGGCGTTGCACATGCTCTGGCAGCCGAACTGCTGGCGACGGGCACCCGTGTCATTGACCTGTCCGCGGATTTCCGCCTGCGTGATGCCGATGTCTGGGCCGAATGGTACGGCCAGCCTCATGGCGCGCCCGAATTGCTCGGCGAGGCGGTCTACGGTCTGCCGGAGGTCAACCGCGAGGCTATTCGTGATGCACGGCTGATTGCAGTGCCCGGCTGTTATCCCACATCGGTGCAGTTGGGTCTGATTCCTCTGCTGGAGGCCGGTCTGGCGCGTACCGATAACCTTATTGCCGACTGTAAATCCGGAGTCAGCGGTGCCGGGCGAGGAGCTAAGGTCTCGTCGCTGTTCGGTGAAACCACCGAAAGCATGAAGGCCTATGGCGTGGCGGGGCACCGTCATCTCCCGGAGATTACCCAGGGGCTGCGGCGTGCGGCGGGCAGCGATGTCGGTCTGACCTTCGTGCCGCACCTTACGCCGATGATCCGCGGTATCCACTCCACCCTGTACGCGCATGTGCCGGATCACAGTGTCGATCTGCAGCAGCTGTTTACCGAGCGCTATGCCAACGAGCCCTTCGTTGATGTGATGCCGGCTGGCAGCCATCCGGAAACCCGCAGCGTGCGCGGCGCCAACGTCTGCCGCCTGGCCGTGCATCGGCCCCAGGGGGGCGATCTGGTTGTGGTGTTATCGGTGATCGACAACTTGGTTAAAGGCGCCTCGGGGCAGGCCATCCAGAATATGAATATCGCTCTGGGGCTGGATGAGTCCATGGGGCTGGCTCATCCGGCGCTCATGCCTTGA
- a CDS encoding AAA family ATPase: MKNDIQDLGLVLESRVRLVVIESWEERRVLEAIGALAIKRQQTWYTWDQIDGLQRLGFGSALEEADDLVDPEVALDHIRRHRQPALYVFCDLHPFMQSPRLIRLLKMIAMDPSDNAPTLLLISHELSLPPELQRLTARLSLSMPSDEQLAAIIREEAARWTERNQGQRVRTDNRTLQQVVRNLRGVTHEEARLLARKLIVDDGAITQEDLPVLNRAKFSLLDMQGTLSFEQDTARFADVGGLTQFKCWLADRQAAFHEPRVNGDTPKGVLLAGVQGSGKSLAARAVAGLWGLPLLRLDFGALYNKYIGETEKNLREALAMADAMEPCVLWVDEIEKGLGEDGADQGVSRRVLGTLLTWMAERKSRVFLVATANNVMQLPPELIRKGRLDELFFVDLPDARVREDIFRIHLGNRELAVERFDLPALADASEGFAGAEIEQAVVSAVYCAAARREEVESAHLLDALSQTSPLSVVMAERIQALRDWAQGRAVMAD; the protein is encoded by the coding sequence GTGAAAAATGACATCCAAGATCTAGGGCTGGTGCTGGAATCCCGGGTCCGCTTGGTGGTTATCGAATCCTGGGAAGAGCGGCGCGTGCTTGAAGCCATAGGGGCGCTTGCGATCAAGCGGCAGCAGACCTGGTATACCTGGGATCAGATTGACGGGTTGCAGCGCCTGGGTTTCGGCAGCGCGCTGGAAGAGGCGGATGACCTTGTCGATCCGGAAGTGGCTCTGGACCACATCCGACGGCATCGTCAGCCGGCGTTGTATGTCTTCTGCGACCTCCATCCGTTCATGCAGTCTCCACGCTTGATTCGCCTGCTCAAGATGATCGCCATGGACCCATCCGATAACGCGCCGACGCTGTTGCTGATCAGTCATGAGCTTTCATTGCCGCCGGAACTGCAGCGGCTGACTGCGCGCCTCAGCCTGAGCATGCCTTCGGACGAGCAGCTTGCAGCCATCATCCGTGAGGAAGCGGCCCGGTGGACCGAGCGCAACCAGGGCCAGCGCGTGCGCACCGACAACCGCACTCTGCAGCAGGTAGTGCGCAACCTGCGCGGTGTAACGCATGAGGAAGCGAGACTGCTGGCGCGCAAGTTGATTGTCGACGACGGCGCCATTACACAGGAAGATCTGCCGGTGCTGAACCGTGCCAAGTTCAGCCTGCTGGATATGCAAGGCACGCTGAGTTTCGAGCAGGATACAGCCCGTTTTGCCGATGTGGGTGGGCTGACGCAGTTCAAGTGCTGGTTGGCTGACCGCCAGGCCGCCTTCCATGAACCACGAGTGAACGGTGACACCCCCAAAGGTGTATTGCTGGCGGGTGTGCAGGGTTCCGGCAAGAGCCTGGCAGCGCGCGCTGTAGCTGGGCTGTGGGGACTGCCGTTGCTGCGGCTGGATTTCGGCGCCTTATACAACAAGTACATCGGTGAAACCGAGAAGAATCTGCGAGAGGCGCTGGCCATGGCCGATGCCATGGAACCCTGTGTGTTATGGGTCGACGAGATCGAGAAAGGTCTCGGTGAGGACGGCGCCGATCAGGGCGTTTCGCGACGTGTGCTGGGCACCTTGCTGACCTGGATGGCCGAGCGCAAGAGCCGGGTGTTTCTGGTGGCCACGGCAAACAATGTCATGCAGCTGCCACCGGAGCTGATTCGCAAGGGGCGCCTTGATGAGCTGTTCTTTGTCGACCTGCCAGATGCGCGGGTGCGCGAGGATATCTTTCGTATCCACCTGGGCAATCGCGAACTGGCCGTCGAGCGTTTCGACCTGCCCGCGCTGGCCGATGCCAGTGAGGGTTTCGCTGGCGCCGAAATCGAGCAGGCCGTGGTCTCGGCGGTGTACTGCGCTGCCGCCCGTCGGGAAGAGGTCGAGAGCGCACACCTGCTCGATGCGCTGAGTCAGACCTCGCCTTTGTCAGTGGTTATGGCTGAACGTATTCAAGCCCTTCGTGACTGGGCCCAGGGGCGTGCGGTAATGGCCGATTGA
- a CDS encoding adenosylmethionine--8-amino-7-oxononanoate transaminase: protein MGLNNEWMQRDISVLWHPCTQMKDHEHMPIIPIQRGEGVWLHDFEGNRYLDAVSSWWVNAFGHANPYINQRIKQQLDTLEHVILSGFSHPPVIELSERLVAITPEPLTRCFYADNGSSCIEVALKMSFHYWLNIGKPEKKRFITLSNSYHGETLATLAVGDVPLYKETYEPLLMEVITVPSPDCYDREPGSTWEEHSRLMFEHMERALAENHEQVAAVIVEPLIQCAGGMRMYHPVYLKLLREACDRYGVHLIHDEIAVGFGRTGSMFACEQADISPDFLCLSKALTGGYLPMSVCLTTDRIYEAFYDDYSSLRAFLHSHSYTGNPLACAAALATLDLFEQDNVIENNKTLAAHMAKATAHFTDHPNVAEVRQTGMVLAIEMVQDKASRTPYPWQERRGIRVYEYGLKHEALLRPLGNVVYFMPPYVITPDQIDHLASVAWEGIELATRN, encoded by the coding sequence ATGGGTCTGAACAACGAGTGGATGCAGCGGGACATTTCGGTACTCTGGCATCCCTGCACCCAGATGAAAGACCACGAACACATGCCGATCATCCCAATTCAGCGGGGTGAAGGTGTGTGGCTGCATGACTTCGAGGGCAACCGTTATCTGGATGCGGTCAGCTCCTGGTGGGTCAATGCCTTCGGCCACGCCAACCCCTACATCAACCAGCGGATCAAGCAGCAACTCGACACCCTCGAGCATGTCATTCTGAGCGGTTTTTCCCATCCGCCGGTCATCGAACTCTCCGAGCGCCTGGTCGCCATCACCCCGGAACCATTGACCCGCTGTTTCTATGCCGACAACGGTTCCTCCTGCATCGAAGTGGCGCTGAAGATGAGCTTCCATTACTGGCTCAATATCGGTAAACCGGAGAAGAAACGCTTCATCACCCTGTCCAACAGCTATCACGGCGAGACCCTGGCAACCCTGGCGGTAGGTGATGTGCCGCTGTACAAGGAAACCTACGAGCCCCTGCTGATGGAGGTCATTACCGTCCCATCGCCCGATTGCTACGATCGCGAACCGGGCTCCACCTGGGAAGAGCACAGCCGACTCATGTTCGAGCACATGGAGCGCGCCCTGGCGGAGAACCATGAGCAAGTCGCCGCGGTCATCGTCGAACCGCTGATCCAGTGTGCGGGCGGCATGCGCATGTATCACCCGGTATATCTAAAGCTGCTGCGTGAAGCCTGTGACCGTTATGGCGTGCATCTGATTCATGATGAAATCGCCGTAGGCTTCGGACGTACCGGCAGCATGTTTGCCTGTGAACAGGCCGATATCAGTCCGGACTTCCTGTGTCTGTCCAAGGCGCTGACCGGTGGCTATCTGCCGATGTCGGTCTGTCTGACCACCGACAGGATCTATGAAGCCTTCTACGACGATTACAGCTCCCTGCGCGCCTTCCTGCACTCGCACAGTTACACCGGCAACCCGCTGGCCTGCGCCGCGGCATTGGCGACTCTGGATCTGTTCGAGCAGGACAATGTGATCGAAAACAACAAGACTCTGGCCGCGCATATGGCCAAGGCCACGGCGCATTTCACCGATCATCCCAATGTCGCCGAGGTTCGCCAGACCGGCATGGTGCTGGCTATCGAAATGGTGCAGGACAAGGCCAGCCGCACGCCCTACCCCTGGCAGGAGCGCCGCGGTATCCGTGTTTATGAATACGGCCTCAAGCACGAAGCCCTGCTGCGCCCACTGGGCAACGTGGTGTATTTCATGCCGCCCTATGTCATCACCCCCGACCAGATCGACCATCTCGCCAGCGTCGCCTGGGAAGGTATCGAACTGGCTACAAGGAACTGA
- the crp gene encoding cAMP-activated global transcriptional regulator CRP has product MIANSPTLITTNIDAFLGHCEHHLFPPRSTIIHAGDVSNSLFYIVKGSVTITLQEAPGRDVILAYLNQGDFFGEMGLFDEGFAEQDRSAWVKARTECEVAELPYAEFRAITARDPELLYAVGRQMADRLRRTTRKVGNLTFLDVTGRVAATLLDLCKQPDAMTHPDGMQVRITRQEIGRIVGCSREMVGRVLKTLEDQGLIHAKGKTMVVYGTR; this is encoded by the coding sequence ATGATTGCTAATTCGCCGACACTCATAACAACAAACATCGATGCGTTTCTGGGACATTGTGAGCATCATCTCTTCCCGCCCCGCAGCACCATCATTCATGCCGGAGATGTATCCAACAGCCTGTTCTATATCGTCAAGGGCTCGGTCACCATCACCCTCCAGGAAGCCCCTGGCCGCGACGTCATTCTCGCCTACCTCAATCAGGGCGATTTTTTCGGCGAGATGGGTTTGTTCGACGAAGGCTTCGCCGAACAGGACCGCAGCGCCTGGGTCAAGGCGCGAACCGAATGTGAAGTGGCTGAACTGCCCTATGCCGAGTTCCGCGCCATTACCGCCCGCGATCCTGAACTGCTCTATGCAGTGGGCCGGCAAATGGCCGACCGCCTGCGCCGCACTACCCGCAAGGTAGGCAACCTGACATTTCTCGACGTCACCGGTCGGGTCGCCGCCACCTTGCTGGATCTGTGCAAACAGCCCGACGCCATGACTCACCCTGACGGCATGCAGGTCAGAATCACCCGCCAGGAAATCGGCCGTATCGTCGGTTGCTCACGGGAGATGGTCGGTCGCGTACTCAAGACGCTGGAAGACCAGGGCCTGATTCACGCCAAGGGCAAGACCATGGTGGTCTACGGTACCCGCTGA
- a CDS encoding polyprenyl synthetase family protein — MSDFGDYLKACQKRIDTHLDQQFCNSHPGLERLYAAIRYSVTGGGKRVRPLLAYASCEALGGTDKPVDVVAGAVELIHAYSLIHDDLPAMDDDNLRRGRPTCHRAFDEATAILAGDALQALAFEWISCEGSWQAETRLRMTTLLARAAGPQGMVGGQAIDLASVGAQLDQNALEDMHQHKTGALIHASVRLGALATERADDDQLAALEEYARCIGLAFQVQDDIIDIESDTSVSGKQQGADHARGKPTYPAMLGLDGAHALARSLCDQAISTLEPFGSPAERLRQVARYIVERRF; from the coding sequence ATGAGCGATTTCGGCGACTATCTCAAGGCCTGCCAGAAACGCATCGACACCCATCTCGATCAGCAGTTCTGCAACAGCCACCCTGGGCTGGAGCGCCTCTACGCCGCCATACGCTACAGCGTCACCGGCGGCGGCAAGCGCGTCCGCCCGCTCCTCGCCTACGCCAGCTGCGAAGCGCTGGGCGGGACCGACAAGCCGGTGGATGTGGTTGCGGGCGCCGTCGAACTGATTCACGCCTATTCGCTGATTCATGACGACCTGCCCGCTATGGATGACGACAACCTGCGGCGCGGACGTCCAACCTGCCATCGCGCCTTCGACGAAGCCACCGCCATTCTGGCCGGTGACGCGCTTCAGGCATTGGCCTTTGAATGGATCAGCTGCGAAGGCAGCTGGCAGGCCGAGACCCGGCTACGCATGACCACTCTGCTGGCCCGCGCCGCCGGTCCGCAGGGGATGGTAGGTGGCCAGGCCATCGACCTCGCCTCGGTAGGCGCGCAATTGGACCAGAACGCGCTGGAAGACATGCATCAACATAAAACCGGCGCACTGATTCACGCCAGCGTGCGGCTCGGCGCTCTAGCGACCGAGCGTGCCGATGATGATCAGCTGGCGGCACTGGAAGAGTATGCTCGCTGCATCGGCCTGGCATTCCAGGTGCAGGATGACATCATCGATATCGAAAGCGATACCAGCGTGTCGGGCAAGCAACAGGGCGCCGATCACGCGCGGGGCAAACCCACCTACCCCGCCATGCTCGGACTCGACGGCGCGCATGCGCTGGCGCGCTCGCTGTGTGATCAGGCGATCAGCACGCTTGAGCCGTTCGGCAGTCCCGCCGAGCGCCTGCGCCAAGTCGCCCGCTACATTGTGGAACGCCGGTTCTGA
- the coq7 gene encoding 2-polyprenyl-3-methyl-6-methoxy-1,4-benzoquinone monooxygenase: MSTRQYSLLDRLLSQSDQAMRTLVPGAAQPGRPSPAQHLRTDAVAGQQRQHTAGLMRINHTGEVCAQALYQGQALTARLPEVRGKMEQAAAEEVDHLAWCEQRLRELDSRTSVLNPLFYGLSFGIGAAAGKISDRISLGFVAATEQLVERHLDDHLRQLPEDDLKSRAILEQMRLDEIEHGSQALQAGGVDFPRPVKGVMKLMSRVMTAATYRI; this comes from the coding sequence ATGAGTACACGCCAATACAGTCTGCTTGACCGGCTGCTGAGCCAGTCCGATCAGGCCATGCGCACCCTGGTGCCCGGTGCTGCCCAACCCGGCCGTCCCTCCCCGGCGCAGCATCTGCGTACCGATGCCGTCGCCGGGCAGCAGCGCCAACACACTGCCGGCCTGATGCGCATCAACCATACCGGCGAGGTATGCGCCCAGGCGTTGTATCAGGGGCAGGCGTTGACAGCCAGATTGCCCGAGGTACGCGGCAAGATGGAACAGGCCGCCGCCGAGGAAGTAGATCACCTGGCCTGGTGCGAGCAACGTCTGCGCGAATTGGACAGCCGTACCAGCGTACTCAATCCACTGTTCTACGGCTTATCCTTCGGTATCGGCGCCGCCGCAGGCAAGATCAGCGATCGTATCAGTCTGGGTTTTGTTGCCGCTACGGAGCAGCTGGTGGAACGGCATCTGGATGATCACCTTCGTCAACTGCCAGAGGATGATCTCAAGTCCCGCGCGATTCTTGAGCAGATGCGCCTGGACGAGATCGAACATGGTAGCCAGGCACTTCAGGCCGGCGGCGTGGACTTTCCGCGACCGGTTAAAGGTGTCATGAAACTGATGTCTAGAGTCATGACTGCAGCAACCTATCGGATCTGA
- a CDS encoding exodeoxyribonuclease VII small subunit: MARKKTAVDFEQSLGALQTLVERLESGDLSLEDSLSAFEQGVTLTRECQQALTQAEQKVSQLLEQDGQLVTAPFADDAQ, translated from the coding sequence ATGGCCCGAAAAAAAACCGCAGTCGATTTCGAGCAATCGCTGGGCGCTCTGCAAACCCTGGTTGAACGCCTGGAAAGCGGCGATCTCAGCCTGGAAGATTCTCTCAGCGCCTTCGAGCAGGGCGTGACCCTGACCCGCGAATGCCAGCAGGCCCTGACCCAGGCCGAACAGAAGGTCTCGCAGCTGCTGGAGCAGGATGGCCAACTGGTGACCGCGCCCTTTGCGGATGACGCGCAATGA
- a CDS encoding histidine triad nucleotide-binding protein yields the protein MDCLFCMIAEGKIPSKKIFEDDRVLAFHDINPQAPVHFLVIPKKHIATLNDMTEEDCELVGHMTYTAQRLALELGCDGGFRTVFNCKEMGSQTVYHIHLHVLGQRQMGWPPG from the coding sequence GTGGACTGTTTGTTCTGCATGATTGCCGAAGGCAAGATCCCATCAAAGAAGATCTTCGAAGACGACCGTGTGCTGGCCTTCCACGATATCAACCCTCAGGCTCCGGTGCATTTTCTGGTGATTCCGAAAAAGCATATCGCCACTCTGAATGACATGACAGAGGAAGATTGCGAGCTGGTTGGCCATATGACCTATACCGCCCAGCGGCTGGCCCTGGAACTGGGCTGCGATGGCGGCTTCCGTACCGTATTCAATTGCAAGGAAATGGGCAGCCAGACGGTGTACCACATTCACCTGCATGTACTCGGGCAGCGGCAGATGGGCTGGCCACCGGGTTGA
- a CDS encoding DUF6776 family protein: MDSEQTSGPADERSLSLLPVAPVSRRRKLLVWVLFAGLPLCGWLGWTAAMNSSQMQDYQRLQQERSGIQTELEETRLRHQQLEVDLLVARQSASDGQQTIDDLEQQLFRLQQDLAQYQGALAPNAMNPGVRFQAFELQATDVPGVFRYKVMVSRVGNESDTVQASLTVSVQGKLEGKDTRVSLSELTGGRISALELNFRYFQVVPANGNDAELMLPVGFVPESVHLRAEQDGKLLLEQTMEWTETGVRS; this comes from the coding sequence ATGGATAGCGAGCAGACCAGCGGGCCCGCCGACGAGCGCAGTTTAAGCCTGTTGCCAGTTGCGCCGGTGTCGCGCCGACGCAAGCTGCTGGTATGGGTGCTGTTCGCCGGCTTGCCGCTCTGCGGCTGGTTGGGCTGGACGGCGGCGATGAATTCCTCGCAAATGCAGGATTATCAGCGCCTGCAACAGGAGCGTAGCGGTATCCAGACCGAGCTGGAGGAGACTCGTCTACGTCACCAGCAGCTCGAAGTGGATCTGCTGGTGGCACGTCAGTCCGCCAGTGATGGGCAGCAGACCATTGATGATCTTGAGCAGCAGTTGTTCCGTCTGCAGCAGGATCTGGCCCAGTATCAGGGTGCCTTGGCGCCCAACGCGATGAACCCGGGCGTACGCTTTCAGGCCTTCGAATTGCAGGCCACTGATGTGCCCGGCGTTTTCCGGTACAAGGTGATGGTAAGTCGCGTCGGCAATGAAAGTGATACCGTTCAGGCGAGTTTGACCGTGTCGGTGCAGGGTAAGCTCGAAGGCAAAGACACCCGGGTAAGCTTGTCCGAGCTCACTGGCGGCAGAATCAGCGCATTAGAGCTGAATTTTCGGTATTTTCAGGTGGTGCCGGCAAATGGTAACGATGCCGAGCTGATGCTACCGGTGGGCTTTGTGCCGGAAAGCGTGCATCTGCGTGCCGAACAGGATGGCAAGCTGCTGCTTGAACAGACAATGGAATGGACCGAAACGGGAGTCAGATCCTGA
- a CDS encoding bactofilin family protein, whose amino-acid sequence MLNLNKRKRAGINQPAGKTTFIAGDTELRGNLRFSGAVKVEGRVIGNIDADEGAIAVGQEGYVEGIIKAPSVLVNGVIVGDVHAFEHLQLDAEARVDGDLYYRFMEMVSGAQINGQLHYLGEGQSADAGNELMPPQLKSS is encoded by the coding sequence ATGTTGAATTTGAATAAGCGCAAGAGAGCGGGTATCAATCAACCCGCTGGCAAGACCACCTTCATCGCCGGGGATACAGAACTGCGTGGTAATCTGCGTTTCAGCGGAGCGGTAAAAGTCGAAGGGCGGGTCATCGGTAATATTGATGCGGACGAGGGCGCGATAGCTGTCGGGCAGGAAGGCTATGTGGAAGGAATCATCAAGGCACCGAGCGTGCTGGTGAATGGCGTGATAGTCGGTGATGTGCACGCTTTCGAACATCTGCAGCTGGATGCCGAAGCTCGTGTCGACGGTGATCTGTATTATCGCTTCATGGAAATGGTTTCGGGTGCGCAGATCAACGGGCAGCTGCACTACCTCGGTGAAGGGCAGAGCGCGGATGCTGGCAATGAGTTGATGCCCCCGCAGCTGAAGAGTAGTTGA